A single genomic interval of Coregonus clupeaformis isolate EN_2021a chromosome 36, ASM2061545v1, whole genome shotgun sequence harbors:
- the LOC121552433 gene encoding peptidyl-prolyl cis-trans isomerase FKBP1B isoform X2, whose product MLQNGKKFDSSRDRNKPFKFKIGRQEVIKGWEEGIAQMSVGQRAKITCTPDMAYGATGHPGVIPPNATLIFDVELLKLE is encoded by the exons ATGCTGCAGAATGGGAAGAAGTTTGACTCTTCTCGAGACAGAAACAAGCCCTTCAAGTTCAAGATCGGGCGACAGGAAGTCATCAAGGGCTGGGAGGAAGGAATCGCACAG ATGAGCGTGGGCCAGCGGGCAAAAATCACCTGCACGCCGGATATGGCCTATGGAGCCACAGGTCACCCTGGTGTCATCCCCCCCAACGCCACCCTCATCTTTGACGTTGAGCTCCTTAAGCTGGAGTGA